The Tripterygium wilfordii isolate XIE 37 chromosome 5, ASM1340144v1, whole genome shotgun sequence DNA segment AACTATTTCACATATTATAAGAATTTATTTACAAATTAAAATACCCATTGAGTGCCTttcaataattataaatttagaagtGAAATTGAACTAACAAAAAACCTAGAACAACAATcaccaaacaaaaacacaaaaacaaaagcttAAAATTCCTGATATTCCATAATTTCACAGTAACTACATATAATCATTGTAAAGCAATATAGGCAACACACAAATAGCAGTAAAAAAAAGACATATTAACAGTGGAAGTATCTGTTGAAATCACCGAGAATGAAACCACTAGGAGAAGATGCGGGTCACGTATTCTTCCTGCTCGCGAAACCGGCGCTTAAGGTAGGACTCGAGGATCTCCATCACAGCGACGAAGCGCTTCATCTCATCGAGGCGGAGGCTGAGCTCGGCTTCCCGGGCCCTCGCACGCTCGAGCCGAGCTTCGGTCTCAGCAAGCCGGCCCCTTAGATCCTCTACCACGGGTGCGTTGTCATTTAGGAACCGGTGGCCCTGTAATGGGCTTCGCCGGTCAGGTGACAAGGAACGATGGTGACCATAACACATTCTCGAGAACGGATTGGCCGAGAAGTGGAAACGATCACAGCAGATTTGAAATGGGCTTGGAGGAAAGCAGGAAATGGTGTATTTCTTGGGGGTGTGGAGTCTGGGAACAAGTCGGTGGGGCCTGAACTAGAAAATTGGGGTCTGATAGATCAATCTGGAACGTTGGATCAGTGATAAGTTATGATCTGATTAGTTTTTGtttaggaaaaagaaaaagaaaaagaaaaaaacctcGCGCGCCGTTTCGACTTCCATGTGGCGGTTGCTTTTCGAAACGAGGTCGTTTAAGTTGCCTTGAAGTCTTGAACCAACCATGCCGAGCAGAAGCAGCGCAAGAACCAACCATGGCGACGTCAACACCTGATCCGGAGGCCTCCATGTTCTCCCAGAAACACTCGCGTCttccaatgttactgttttcttCGCAATCTTCCAGGACTCCTTCGTCTCCTCTTCCGCCACCGATGTCTCTTCCTGTCTTCATTCCCTTCACCTCCAAATCCTACACACTATATCGTTGAACACATCTTCCTATATTTGGCAGCACGAgcccttctctctctccctctccaccTCCGCTTCTTGCATCTGCTCCTCCTCTCACACTCCCTCCCGTCCTCCACACCTCCACGGCAAGCTCCGCTTCGGTGACAACTTGGAAGACGAGTGGTTAATCGAAGCTGCTTTTTACATACCTCGCTGGATTAACCTCGAAAACAGCCAGAATCCCGTGTTTATTCGACGTGTAGACCTTCATATTATTCCTCGAAAGCGGTTGCCGAGCCCTAACTTGGTGGACGCGTTGAAGTTTTTGATCAATTGCGAGGAGTCATGCGCGGCGGATGAGGTTCAGCAAGTGGTGAAGAATCGAATTGCTGAGTATCCAGAGAGAGCCAGGAGAAATATGCATCAGGTTAGAGTTAGGGTTCCAGCCTCGGTGGCGCAGGTATTGAAGCACGAACCCTGCTTGATTTCGCTTGCGGTGGAGGCATTTTATGATAGAGATATTGACACAATGAAGTATGCTGCTACAATGGAAAGGTTTTTGAGTGGAGGTAGAGAGAAGGAGCTGGTGTGCGTGGCGGTGAGGATGTCAAGGGCTATGTACGCACAGTTAGTACAGTAGAATTTTCAGGCGCCAAAGTGTTATCCAATGCCAAGCATGCGCGAGGACAAGTCAGCTTATTTGGAGGCAGAGCTGGGAATGAAAATTGCTTGTGGGTTGGAGATGATGTACCAGcaaaagagaagggaaggggagCACTTAGCAGAAGTATAAGGAGTTCTTAGAAAAGGGTGGATACTTTGAGGGGTTGCTACCAGGGTCAAAAGAGCACAGGAGGTTGATGGAGAACGCAGAGGAGTATTACAGGAATAGTTCTTCATTTGCCAGGACAATGTATCACTTTCTTTGTTGATCTAGCGTTGGGTTTCTGTACTTTGCTACTTTCTACCTTCAATGCAATTGTTAGTTTTTTATGTTCTTTATATCAGTAGCTTTCAGACTATTGTAAGGGCAATCCCATTTGGATACAATGCTTGAGGTTAGAGGAATAATGGCTATTAAAACTGGTTTCAGGATTACAgtatttggggaaaaaaaaaaaaaaaaaactgactaAGAAATCGATATCAAATGTAATGTGAGAATTTATTTAATATCTGTTCTTTATATACTAGGATAATCTTTGTCCAACATTTTATATTTTGGTATATTTTAGCTGGGAAATATGGGGAAGCCAGATGCTTACTCTGTAATCTGGTTGAAAATTTTGGTGGGGTCTAATTGTATTCATATTCCTATACTTGCAAACTAATCATGGTCTTACTGAATATTACTGTTGCAGTGAAATGTTGAGTGCGCCAGTGAGACGCATTGATGAAATTCTTGCATTACCCTATTCAGCTGAAGATTTTAGGGGTCAGGAGGTTCCTCCTCCTGATGATGATGCTTGGCTTTATGGTGGAGAGGATGAGCTGAATTCTGCTCTTCAGGAGAGACAAAAGGAAATGGAACTTTACAATTCAAAGCATAGAAAGAAACAGGGGTTGAAAAAACCACAAGATTCTTGTCCTGCATCCAGTTTGAATTATGGTGATTTTGGTCTGGATGAAATAGCAAAAACTATGCAGAAATTCGTTGGCAAGGTATCAAGCTACAAGTGAGCTGAAGTTCCAGTAGAAAGGTTAGAGCACCTATATATCCATCTTACCTTTCTACCTGTTAATTGGCATGCCATTCTCATATATTGTATTATTGTCGAAATTAGTGCAGATTTTTTATGTGCAATTATTCTTCATATTTAAAGCATATATCGTTTGTTTCTACTTCTCTTTGACGTGTATGGGGAGAAAAATTGTCTAAGGGGCTAGAAATTTTAACAGACCAATTTTTGTTGTAGGATTTAGCTTTATGTTATTTGTTTGTCCAACACCTATTTTAAGTAAATCTTCTGTGTTGTGCTAATGAATGTCAAGCATGCATTGTTTGCTTTTGGttcttatgattttttaaaaatatttaaattgaaaTCTGACTCTAAATAATTCCCATGTAATATTGGGATGGTTATCACTTATCAGTCTGGTTTGGTCAAGTGATTTTCACTCTGGTTATTAGTGGGAATCttacaaaagataaacaattcccgtgcacaaggctcctgcagtggCGGGGTTAGGTACAAGCATGATATACGTAGACGttatcccacataatatgtgaagaggttgtttccaaTAATTGAACCTTTGGCCActaggttgcaccactgcaaATCAATCAATAGGCCACATATTCACTTGTAATAATGTAATAATTTATATGTATGTAACatttaaattgcaaaaatgtttattttgtgttattttagAATCCTGGagttgagatttttagtatAGATGTGCGGTCTGAATGATTTAACCTTGAAACATGATTGTAACTTTATGAACTGTTCCATTATAGATGTACTTAATATCATGACGCATTGGAGATGGATAATCTTCCTTCTCTTTCGCTTAATTTTGATGCGTCACCTTCTTAATTCTCGGAACATCTTCTATTCCTTTCTGTCCAATGATTCCAAAACacataatgaaatgaaatatcATCAGCACCCacacttttttttataattttttttctggaCAGTCATCTCTTAAACACCTTAGAAGGTCTCTCGTACATTCCTTGGCTTGACCCAGTTGATTCCAAGTCTCTGTCCAATACACAGTGCAGCATTAGGTGGTTGATTTCCTCCCTATTATTTATGCACATGTATCACCTGAGAAGGTCTCTCGTATACATTCCTTGGCTTGACCCAGTTGACTCCAAGTCTCTGTGTCTACTACACAGTGCAGCATTCGGTGATTGATTTCCTCCCTATTATTTATTCACTTGTACCACCAGCTAACATAGGGCAATCCTCTCCTTTTAAGCGTGTCAGCAGTGACGATGGCTTCCTAGGCTGCATTCCAGCTGAAAACTAAACTCTTGATAGGATGCCAGCTTTCCTGACTATGTTCCAGGGAAAATTTTCCACTCCActagttgcaacttgcaaggcaGTCATGCATGATGTTTCCTGAGATCAGCCACGTTTGTTATTGATCCGGTAAATTGAATCAACAAAGTTACATTTAACTGCTTTAAGAAGGATAGGGATCCATCTCTCAGACTTGTAGCCTATAGGTTTCTTCTAAATGTAGGGCACTACatgatttcattttcatttataacAACAATTTGATCAAATTGCAAATACATAAGGATTCTCAACTTAATTGCAGAAGTGGCATTGAGTTGCACATTGTAAATTAGAACGCATGCTTCAATTTGTAGTTTACCCTTGATCCTTAGATGTGGATTTATAAATTTTCATTCACATTTTCTCATTAAAAATACTTCCCTTTGCAGATCGACTAAGCtagcatttttttttggctGCGGTGGGAGAATTATTTCCTTTTTATATAGCTGTACTTTTAACTCTATGGTTTTAGAGATTTATTTTATAGTAATGTGGATGTCAGCTGATAGCTCAACTACACATGACGTTTTTGCTGCTTCTCTTATCAAGGAATCTGGAAGAAGTGGACCTTGATGTGGATCGCTTTTTCAAAGACATGGAATTAGCTATGAGGCACTATGAGTGTGAAGATTCAGACAATGATGTTGACGAAGAAGGTTCTTCATCTGACATGGATTTTGGTGAGTCTGTTTATTTTTGCTTAGAGTGATGTTTTCTATTTTGATTCATAGCAAAACTTGAATGTGCCTTTCTTTAAAAAGAAGTTGGGAACACAAACAAACATATGCTATCTTCATCTCTGTTGGGCTCCTGGTTCTACGTACTACTATAATTGGTGATAATGAAAAAACCGCCACCTGACCACCACCACAACCATTGTAACACTCACAACAACTACTACTGCTGCTACTGCGGTACTACCACTGCCGCATCACCTCTCTCTTGAGAAGTTCTCCATAATTGTTTTTCTATAAAATTGGTCTCTTGAGGGCTCTATATATTCTTGAAAATAAGGATGCTGATAGCAAGTTACTTGCTAATAGAGCATGTGAATGCTCCTTACAGGCTGGACCTGAATAGATTTGGGCAATTACTTATTGGTCTCTTTAATTTGCTGATGAGATTCCTATTGACATAGATGCAATGCTCTGTCCCACCCTATTTTTATTCCATATCTTCATTATTGTCATTACTAGATGAGTCAGAAGATGGGAGTGATAATGAGGATGGAGAGGAGACTTTCATGCACACCTATTCTGATGCTCTTAAGAAGGAACTGAAGAACACCTCTCTTGAGAAAAGTTTTGTTCGTGCCGGTGACCATTCCTTGCAGAAAAACCAGGTAATATTATTGTCTTTTGCATCATATGGAGTGGCCTCCATATGACCAGTATTATTATTTCATCTTATGCATTGTTAtccatttttttgttgttaaaaAGCAGTACAGTTAATTGTTATTTTGGAATCATCTGTTTGGATTTGACCATGATGAACAAAGACCGAAAAAGATATAAAGGCATGCCTGGCAGTAGTTTATGTGTGATtcaataaatttatcaatttattCAAAATTTGTTGCTCGAATGCCTTGCATTATTTCTTTCTGCCATATATCATGCAGGGAACATCTACTGCTACAGAAGATATGGATGAGGACATTAGGCCGGTCGATGTCGATCTGAACCTGGTGAAGAGTCTTCTCGATTCATTTTCTTCGCAACAAGGACAACCTGGTCCTGCTTCCAGTTTGCTTGGGTTCATGGGTATTATGCTTCCTCGAGATGACAACATGAGCAAATGATTAATCGCATCAGGTCTACACCAATTTTG contains these protein-coding regions:
- the LOC119998137 gene encoding protein SKIP34-like; the protein is MCYGHHRSLSPDRRSPLQGHRFLNDNAPVVEDLRGRLAETEARLERARAREAELSLRLDEMKRFVAVMEILESYLKRRFREQEEYVTRIFS